A window of Numenius arquata chromosome 6, bNumArq3.hap1.1, whole genome shotgun sequence contains these coding sequences:
- the SYNE3 gene encoding nesprin-3 has product MTQKLQDEFDSSVENAEAWMKAIQERLRINDNTKGPRSALEARLRETEKIRALEPEGNLKMDLILVKADAALHSIGEDKKHEVLSKLKDIKALWEETAIYMTHCHSRIEWVWLHWSEYLKAQDEFLAWIHHMRVILEPDIELQLGLKEKQWQLSHAQVLLNDVLNQSVLLERLLEEAASLFSRIGDPSVDEDVQKKMRMEYEGIREEAQSRVKLLEKITKEHEQYNANVNQFQLWLNSVTQKLNRCIGEATKSSVEDKLKALKEIAKNIRNGGKKWKHLENQCAEVIQNTSPLGAERMKDELEELRKALEMLKLLSSEEEERLLKIQESESAYESQARQLEADVQELRKDLQRLENYLDPGKGEKTEDEFVTLWRKCNATRAALAAEESTVERLKAQLKELLRFSQDVQPHAESVVSAIQQYESVRGKTSKMSTDTETQLIRLFQNPLQDFEQWKPSVQMLLETPEPALAHIEAALAESSQFKEKLMTLQLKKDLLSNILGEEKAKSFLQEVAEASKEREILHTSLLQSKSKLQNLISQHKDFDAGFAPLQKKLSAIKAKLDLEKEPRPDLLGKKTQLQRLQMIQDDLAELGIQMEAVEKLVQSNTTHRHEMNQLSSDSQALKRSLEVMIQQSEEHVQKHWAYNDKLSDLQRWITVTTEKIHSYQGADGEQNTEGRLADLEKWLAEFPDKEVQLHLVEAHGQLVMENSSPEETAHVQAELDQLKESWRSLKEMATGLLKKWQLNRPMADKKKKIAFMDSRWMSGPTFPHLDIYRNHKQEAIEGQHPSSHLKLLHDFEEWLQRENTKLTKILAVTSSSADEIKARQSKLQELQSRVPDGQSLFEDLLDLQPVIGSSEDLEDLRYRWMLYKSKLKEYMSSPSPASLEEPDRFRKKRSGGVCSFLRRVCWAALPFQLLLLLLLLLAFLLPLPYSCSRANNFARSFNLMLRYEGPPPT; this is encoded by the exons ATGACTCAGAAGCTACAGGATGAATTTGACAGTAGCGTGGAGAATGCAGAAGCTTGGATGAAGGCCATCCAAGAGAGATTGAGGATCAATGACAACACCAAGGGACCTCGATCTGCCCTAGAAGCCAGACTGAGAGAGACTGAG AAAATACGTGCACTGGAACCAGAAGGCAACTTGAAAATGGACTTGATTCTTGTGAAGGCAGATGCTGCTCTTCACAGCATTGGTGAGGATAAGAAGCATGAGGTACTATCTAAACTGAAAGATATTAAAGCCTTGTGGGAAGAGACAGCCATATACATGACTCACTGTCACAG CCGAATTGAGTGGGTCTGGCTGCACTGGAGTGAGTACCTGAAAGCCCAAGATGAGTTTCTCGCGTGGATTCACCACATGAGAGTGATCTTGGAGCCTGACATAGAGTTGCAGCTTGGCTTAAAGGAGAAGCAGTGGCAGCTGAGCCATGCTCAGGTTCTGCTGAATGATGTCTTAAATCAATCAGTCCTGCTGGAAAGGCTGCTGGAGGAAGCTGCTTCCTTGTTCAGCAGGATAGGTGACCCCAGCGTTGATGAGGATgttcagaagaaaatgagaatggaATATGAAGGAATCAGGGAAGAAGCTCAG AGCAGAGTGAAACTGCTTGAAAAGATAACCAAGGAACATGAACAGTACAACGCTAACGTCAACCAGTTTCAATTGTGGCTGAACAGTGTGACACAAAAATTAAACCGCTGCATTGGAGAAGCAACCAAGTCTTCAGTAGAGGACAAGTTGAAGGCACTGAAG GAAATTGCCAAAAACATTAGGAACGGTGGAAAGAAATGGAAGCACCTTGAAAATCAGTGTGCAGAGGTGATTCAGAATACTTCCCCGCTTGGAGCTGAGAGAATGAAGGATGAACTTGAAGAGCTAAGAAAAGCCTTGGAGATGTTAAAACTGCTGagtagtgaggaggaggagagattgCTCAAGATCCAAGAGTCAGAAAGTGCCTACGAGTCCCAAGCCAGACAATTAGAAGCAGATGTCCAGGAGTTGAGAAAAGATCTCCAGAGACTAGAAAATTACCTGgaccctgggaaaggggaaaagactGAAGATGAGTTTGTAACTCTGTGGAGAAAATGCAAT GCAACGAGAGCTGCTCTGGCTGCAGAAGAGTCCACGGTTGAGAGGCTGAAGGCTCAGCTTAAGGAACTGCTACGGTTTTCCCAAGATGTGCAGCCACACGCTGAGAGTGTTGTCTCTGCAATACAGCAGTATGAAAG TGTTAGAGGCAAGACATCTAAAATGAGCACTGATACAGAAACCCAACTGATAAGACTCTTCCAAAATCCCCTGCAAGATTTTGAACAGTGGAAGCCATCGGTCCAGATGCTCCTGGAGACTCCGGAGCCAGCGCTGGCTCACATTGAG GCTGCCCTAGCTGAAAGCTCCCAGTTCAAAGAGAAGTTGATGACATTACAGCTGAAGAAAGATTTGCTAAGCAATATCCTTGGTGAGGAAAAAGCAAAGTCTTTCCTGCAAGAAGTAGCTGAAGCTTCAAAGGAGAGGGAAATTCTACACACGAGTCTGCTGCAAAGCAAAAGTAAACTCCAG AATTTGATATCACAACATAAGGACTTTGATGCTGGTTTTGCGCCTTTGCAGAAGAAATTATCTGCCATCAAAGCCAAATTAGATCTAGAGAAGGAACCGCGGCCTGACCTCTTGGGTAAAAAGACGCAACTCCAGAGACTCCAG ATGATCCAAGATGACTTGGCAGAGCTTGGGATTCAAATGGAGGCAGTAGAGAAGCTTGTTCAGTCAAATACCACGCACAGGCATGAAATGAACCAACTTTCATCTGACTCTCAGGCCCTGAAGAGGTCGTTGGAG GTGATGATACAGCAGAGTGAAGAGCACGTGCAGAAGCATTGGGCTTATAATGACAAACTCTCTGACCTCCAGCGGTGGATCACAGTAACTACGGAGAAGATTCACTCCTACCAGGGTgctgatggagagcagaacacTGAGGGCAGGTTGGCAGACCTTGAG AAATGGCTAGCTGAGTTTCCAGATAAGGAGGTCCAGCTGCACCTTGTGGAAGCTCATGGCCAGCTGGTCATGGAGAATTCTTCCCCAGAGGAGACTGCCCATGTCCAGGCAGAGCTGGATCAGCTGAAGGAGTCATGGAGATCACTGAAGGAGATGGCAACTGG TCTTCTCAAAAAGTGGCAGTTAAATAGACCAATGGCtgataagaagaagaaaatagcatttaTGGACAGCAGATGGATGTCTGGACCTACCTTCCCTCATTTAGATATATACCGGAACCATAAACAG GAGGCAATAGAAGGGCAACATCCGAGCAGCCACTTGAAGCTCCTACACGACTTTGAAGAGTGGTTACAAAGAGAAAATACCAAACTGACCAAAATTCTTGCTGTGACTTCATCTTCTGCAGATGAAATTAAGGCACGTCAGAGCAAACTGCAG gagctgcagtCTCGTGTGCCTGATGGTCAGAGTCTTTTTGAGGACCTTCTTGATCTTCAGCCTGTCATTGGAAGTTCTGAAGATCTGGAGGACCTGCGTTACCGATGGATGCTCTACAAATCTAAACTGAAAGAATACATGAGCTCACCG